From one Pseudomonas fluorescens genomic stretch:
- a CDS encoding S49 family peptidase: protein MADEWKAPSAEGNDGNEDQKSWKLLEKTLLAGVQEQRRARRWGIFFKLLTFVYLFGIFALFTPLMDMDKAASRSASHTALVEVRGMIADQEPASADNIVSGLREAFKDPKTKAVILRINSPGGSPVQSGYIYDEVRRLRAEYPAIKLYAVISDLGASGAYYIASAADQIYADKASLVGSIGVTAAGYGFVGTMEKLGVERRTYTAGEHKAFLDPFQPQKPEETAFWQGVLETTHKQFIASVKQGRGERLKDKEHPELFSGLIWSGEQALALGLVDGLGSAGYVAREVVGEKELVDFTVEESPFDRFSKRLGASVAEHLAMWMGFQGPSLR from the coding sequence ATGGCTGACGAGTGGAAGGCGCCCAGCGCCGAAGGTAACGACGGCAACGAAGATCAGAAAAGCTGGAAGCTGCTGGAGAAAACCCTCCTGGCCGGTGTGCAGGAGCAGCGTCGGGCCCGGCGCTGGGGGATTTTTTTCAAGCTGCTGACCTTTGTCTACCTGTTTGGCATCTTTGCCCTGTTTACGCCATTGATGGACATGGACAAGGCTGCCTCGCGCAGCGCCAGCCATACCGCGCTGGTCGAGGTGCGCGGGATGATCGCCGATCAGGAGCCCGCCAGTGCCGACAACATCGTCAGCGGCTTGCGCGAGGCGTTCAAGGATCCGAAAACCAAGGCGGTGATCTTGCGCATCAACAGCCCGGGCGGCAGTCCGGTGCAGTCGGGTTACATCTACGATGAAGTCCGCCGACTGCGCGCTGAATATCCGGCGATCAAGCTGTATGCGGTCATCAGTGACCTGGGGGCTTCCGGTGCTTACTACATTGCCAGCGCCGCAGATCAGATCTACGCCGACAAGGCCAGTCTGGTGGGCTCTATCGGTGTGACTGCGGCGGGTTACGGCTTTGTCGGCACCATGGAAAAACTCGGTGTCGAACGCCGTACCTACACCGCCGGTGAGCACAAGGCGTTCCTGGACCCGTTCCAGCCGCAAAAGCCTGAAGAAACTGCGTTCTGGCAAGGTGTGCTGGAAACCACCCACAAGCAGTTCATTGCCAGCGTCAAGCAGGGCCGTGGTGAGCGCCTCAAGGACAAAGAGCATCCCGAGCTGTTCAGTGGTCTGATCTGGTCGGGCGAGCAAGCGCTGGCCCTGGGGCTGGTGGATGGCCTGGGTAGCGCCGGTTACGTGGCGCGTGAGGTGGTGGGGGAAAAGGAGCTGGTTGACTTCACCGTCGAGGAATCGCCGTTCGACCGCTTCTCCAAGCGCCTGGGTGCCAGTGTTGCCGAGCACCTGGCGATGTGGATGGGCTTTCAGGGGCCATCGCTGCGCTGA
- a CDS encoding HAD family hydrolase produces the protein MQRDYDLLIFDWDGTLADSIGRIVEAMHLAAGRAGYATCADEAVKGIIGLALPEAISVLYPHLDTAQVAEFRQHYADVYMALDDQPSPLFGGVVESLEAFRAEGYRLAVATGKARRGLDRVLRANGWEDYFDITRAADESRGKPHPQMLEEILAHCQVEPQRALMVGDSSFDLLMASNAGMHSVAVGYGAMSLEALSAFGPQVCIDHFSQLQAWLRRVPVAVHSRVGEHG, from the coding sequence GTGCAGCGTGATTACGACCTGCTGATCTTCGACTGGGACGGTACCCTGGCCGACTCCATCGGCCGCATCGTCGAGGCCATGCACCTGGCCGCCGGTCGCGCAGGGTATGCCACCTGCGCTGACGAGGCGGTCAAGGGTATTATCGGCCTGGCGCTGCCTGAGGCCATCAGTGTGCTTTATCCGCACCTCGATACGGCCCAGGTGGCGGAGTTCCGCCAGCACTATGCTGACGTGTACATGGCCCTGGATGACCAGCCTTCGCCGCTGTTCGGGGGCGTGGTCGAGTCGCTGGAGGCTTTTCGGGCCGAGGGCTACCGCCTGGCGGTGGCGACCGGCAAGGCTCGTCGCGGCCTGGATCGGGTGTTGCGCGCCAACGGTTGGGAAGACTATTTCGACATCACTCGCGCGGCCGACGAGAGTCGCGGCAAGCCGCACCCGCAGATGCTCGAAGAGATCCTCGCGCATTGCCAGGTCGAACCGCAGCGTGCGTTGATGGTCGGAGATTCTTCATTCGACCTGTTGATGGCCAGCAATGCCGGCATGCACTCGGTAGCGGTTGGCTACGGCGCCATGTCGCTGGAGGCCTTGAGTGCCTTCGGGCCACAGGTGTGTATCGATCATTTTTCACAGTTGCAGGCCTGGCTTCGCCGCGTGCCTGTAGCAGTACATTCCAGGGTAGGTGAGCATGGCTGA
- the rluC gene encoding 23S rRNA pseudouridine(955/2504/2580) synthase RluC, translating to MTTNAPPTSGVQLIEVAPELAGQRIDNFLITKLKGVPKTLIYRILRKGEVRVNKGRIKPEYKLQAGDVVRVPPVRLPERDEPVPVAQGLLQRLEAAIVYEDKALIVLNKPAGIAVHGGSGLNFGVIEAFRQMRPDAKELELVHRLDRDTSGLLMIAKKRSMLRHLHAALRGDGVDKRYMALVRGHWATAKKQVNAPLLKSNLRSGERMVEVNDEGKEALTIFRVLRRFGEFATIVEARPITGRTHQIRVHALHAGHCIAGDSKYGDEDFTREIRDLGGKRLFLHAYALTVPLPDGGELKLEAPVDEMWAKTVERLSAA from the coding sequence ATGACGACTAATGCCCCTCCGACCTCCGGCGTCCAGCTGATCGAGGTCGCGCCGGAACTTGCCGGCCAACGAATCGATAATTTTCTCATAACGAAGCTCAAGGGTGTTCCCAAGACCTTGATTTACCGCATTTTGCGAAAAGGCGAAGTGCGCGTGAACAAGGGCCGGATCAAGCCCGAGTACAAGTTGCAGGCCGGTGATGTCGTGCGCGTGCCGCCCGTTCGTCTGCCTGAACGCGACGAGCCGGTGCCAGTGGCCCAGGGTTTGCTTCAGCGTCTTGAGGCCGCGATCGTCTACGAAGACAAGGCCTTGATTGTGCTCAACAAACCGGCCGGCATCGCCGTGCACGGTGGCAGCGGCCTGAATTTCGGTGTGATCGAAGCCTTTCGTCAGATGCGCCCGGATGCCAAGGAACTGGAGCTGGTCCATCGCCTGGACCGTGACACCTCGGGCCTGCTGATGATCGCCAAGAAACGCAGCATGTTGCGTCACCTGCACGCCGCCCTGCGTGGCGACGGTGTCGACAAGCGCTACATGGCCCTGGTTCGTGGTCATTGGGCCACCGCCAAGAAGCAGGTCAATGCGCCGTTGCTCAAGAGCAACCTGCGTTCTGGCGAGCGTATGGTCGAGGTCAATGACGAAGGCAAGGAGGCGCTGACGATCTTCCGCGTGCTGCGCCGTTTCGGTGAGTTCGCCACTATTGTCGAGGCGCGTCCGATCACCGGTCGTACCCACCAGATTCGCGTGCATGCCCTGCATGCCGGGCATTGCATTGCCGGCGACAGCAAGTATGGCGATGAAGATTTCACCCGCGAGATTCGCGACCTGGGTGGCAAGCGCCTGTTCCTGCATGCCTATGCCCTGACCGTGCCGCTGCCTGACGGCGGCGAGCTCAAACTCGAGGCGCCAGTGGACGAGATGTGGGCCAAGACTGTGGAGCGCCTGAGTGCAGCGTGA
- the rne gene encoding ribonuclease E produces the protein MKRMLINATQPEELRVALVDGQRLYDLDIESGAREQKKANIYKGRITRIEPSLEAAFVDFGSERHGFLPLKEISREYFKKSPEGRVNIKEVLSEGQEVIVQVEKEERGNKGAALTTFISLAGRYLVLMPNNPRAGGISRRIEGEERNELREALNGLVAPADMGLIVRTAGLGRSSEEMQWDLDYLLQLWTAIKEASQDRAAPFLIYQESNVIIRAIRDYLRQDIGEVLIDSIDAQEEALTFIRQVMPQYASKIKLYEDSVPLFNRFQIESQIETAFQRVVDLPSGGSIVIDPTEALVSIDINSARATKGSDIEETALQTNLEAAEEIARQLRLRDIGGLIVIDFIDMTPAKNQRAVEEKVRECLEADRARVQVGRISRFGLLEMSRQRLRPSLGESSGIVCPRCSGTGIIRDVESLSLAILRLIEEEALKDRTAEVRAQVPIPVAAFLLNEKRNSITKIELRTRARIVILPNDHLETPHFEVQRLRDDSPEALSSQSSYEIAAAETEEVQPTAATRTLVRQEAAVKTAPARANAPVPAEAAAPVAAPVQHAPEPSLFKGLVKSLVSLFAGKDEPAAAPVVAEKPATERPQRNEERRNGRQQSRNRNGRRDEDRKPREERAERAPREERQPREAREEAPAREERAARPPREERQPRAPREERRSREDRPVRELREPLDAATPAVREERPERAPREERQPREERAPREERAPREERAPREERAPREERTPREERAPRPPREERQPRPAEQAAEAAEEQLPNEELLQDDNQEGTEGERPRRRSRGQRRRSNRRERQRDANGNLVEGSEEGGEEQPQASELGAELAAGLAVTAAVATSNISAEAEAEANQQAERATAAVEEQTVVEVAASETVVEATQPVVEVAEIAEVAQVTEVTEVVETAQAAEVAEVAAAPVVEQPFTAPVQAPEAVEASIAPVVEAPVAAPAEVIEPVAAVEPEPEVQAPVVVEPVAVAEVVEAPAPVVAEAAPVEEPAAEAPASALTSNGRAPNDPREVRRRKREAEAAAAAAAAVAAEASAAVVVEEAPGAPAEEVVEEKLETAEEHKPLV, from the coding sequence ATGAAAAGAATGCTGATTAACGCGACTCAACCCGAAGAGTTGCGTGTAGCTCTGGTGGACGGCCAACGTCTCTACGACCTGGACATCGAGTCCGGCGCGCGTGAGCAGAAGAAGGCCAACATCTACAAAGGCCGGATCACCCGGATCGAACCTAGCCTGGAAGCCGCTTTCGTCGACTTCGGCTCCGAGCGTCACGGCTTCCTGCCGCTGAAGGAAATCTCCCGCGAATACTTCAAGAAGTCGCCCGAAGGCCGGGTGAACATCAAGGAAGTGCTCAGCGAAGGCCAGGAAGTCATCGTCCAGGTCGAGAAAGAAGAGCGCGGCAACAAGGGCGCAGCCCTGACCACCTTCATCAGCCTGGCCGGTCGTTACCTGGTGCTGATGCCGAACAACCCGCGTGCCGGTGGCATCTCCCGTCGCATCGAAGGCGAAGAGCGCAACGAACTGCGCGAAGCCCTCAACGGCCTGGTCGCCCCTGCCGACATGGGCCTGATCGTTCGCACTGCCGGCCTTGGCCGCAGCAGCGAAGAAATGCAGTGGGACCTCGACTACCTGCTGCAGCTGTGGACCGCGATCAAGGAAGCTTCCCAGGACCGCGCCGCACCGTTCCTGATCTACCAGGAAAGCAACGTCATCATCCGCGCCATCCGTGACTACCTGCGTCAGGATATCGGCGAAGTACTGATCGACAGCATCGACGCCCAGGAAGAAGCCCTGACCTTCATCCGCCAGGTGATGCCGCAGTACGCCAGCAAGATCAAGCTGTACGAAGACAGCGTGCCGCTGTTCAATCGCTTCCAGATCGAAAGCCAGATCGAGACCGCCTTCCAGCGCGTCGTCGACCTGCCGTCCGGCGGCTCGATCGTCATCGACCCGACCGAAGCCCTGGTCTCCATCGACATCAACTCGGCGCGCGCCACCAAAGGCAGCGACATCGAGGAAACCGCCCTGCAGACCAACCTGGAAGCGGCTGAGGAAATCGCCCGCCAGCTGCGCCTGCGTGACATCGGCGGCCTGATCGTGATCGACTTCATCGACATGACCCCGGCCAAGAACCAGCGCGCCGTGGAAGAAAAAGTCCGCGAATGCCTGGAAGCCGACCGTGCCCGCGTACAGGTTGGCCGTATCTCGCGCTTTGGCCTGCTGGAAATGTCCCGTCAGCGCCTGCGCCCTTCGCTTGGCGAAAGCAGCGGCATCGTCTGCCCACGCTGCAGCGGCACCGGCATCATCCGCGACGTCGAATCGCTGTCGCTGGCCATCCTGCGCCTGATCGAAGAAGAAGCCCTGAAAGACCGCACCGCTGAAGTCCGCGCGCAAGTGCCGATTCCGGTTGCCGCCTTCCTGCTCAACGAAAAACGCAATTCGATCACCAAGATCGAACTGCGTACCCGGGCCCGTATCGTCATCCTGCCGAACGATCACCTGGAAACCCCGCATTTCGAAGTCCAGCGCCTGCGCGACGACAGCCCGGAAGCCCTTAGCAGCCAGTCCAGCTACGAGATTGCTGCCGCCGAGACCGAAGAAGTCCAGCCGACTGCCGCCACCCGCACCCTGGTTCGCCAGGAAGCCGCAGTCAAGACCGCACCGGCCCGCGCCAACGCTCCGGTACCTGCCGAAGCTGCCGCACCAGTAGCCGCTCCGGTTCAGCACGCACCTGAACCAAGCCTGTTCAAAGGCCTGGTGAAGTCGCTGGTGAGCCTGTTTGCCGGCAAGGACGAACCTGCCGCCGCCCCTGTGGTAGCCGAGAAGCCTGCCACCGAGCGCCCGCAACGCAACGAAGAGCGTCGCAACGGTCGCCAGCAGAGCCGCAACCGCAACGGCCGCCGCGACGAAGACCGCAAACCGCGTGAAGAGCGTGCCGAACGCGCCCCACGTGAAGAGCGTCAGCCACGCGAAGCCCGCGAAGAAGCACCTGCCCGCGAAGAGCGCGCAGCACGTCCACCGCGTGAAGAGCGTCAACCACGCGCACCACGTGAAGAGCGCCGCTCCCGCGAAGACCGTCCGGTCCGCGAACTGCGCGAGCCACTGGATGCCGCCACCCCGGCCGTACGCGAAGAGCGCCCTGAGCGCGCCCCGCGTGAAGAGCGCCAGCCTCGTGAAGAGCGTGCTCCACGCGAAGAACGCGCACCACGTGAAGAGCGCGCACCGCGCGAAGAACGTGCTCCGCGTGAAGAGCGTACCCCACGTGAAGAGCGTGCACCGCGCCCGCCGCGTGAAGAGCGCCAGCCTCGTCCAGCCGAGCAGGCTGCTGAAGCCGCTGAAGAGCAACTGCCGAACGAAGAACTGCTGCAGGATGACAACCAGGAAGGCACCGAAGGCGAACGCCCTCGCCGCCGCTCCCGTGGCCAGCGTCGTCGCAGCAACCGTCGCGAGCGTCAACGCGATGCCAACGGCAACCTGGTAGAAGGTTCGGAAGAAGGCGGCGAAGAGCAGCCTCAAGCCTCCGAGCTGGGTGCTGAACTGGCCGCAGGCCTGGCCGTGACCGCCGCTGTTGCTACCAGCAACATCAGCGCCGAAGCCGAAGCCGAAGCCAACCAGCAGGCCGAACGCGCCACTGCTGCTGTCGAAGAGCAGACGGTTGTTGAAGTCGCTGCCAGCGAAACCGTCGTCGAAGCAACCCAGCCAGTGGTTGAAGTCGCCGAGATCGCCGAAGTGGCCCAAGTGACTGAAGTAACCGAAGTGGTGGAAACCGCTCAGGCCGCTGAAGTCGCTGAAGTCGCTGCCGCACCCGTTGTCGAGCAACCCTTCACTGCCCCGGTGCAAGCACCAGAAGCCGTCGAAGCCAGCATCGCTCCAGTGGTTGAAGCCCCTGTTGCTGCGCCAGCTGAAGTGATCGAGCCTGTTGCTGCGGTCGAGCCAGAGCCTGAAGTCCAGGCACCGGTTGTGGTCGAGCCGGTAGCAGTTGCCGAAGTCGTCGAAGCGCCTGCGCCCGTAGTTGCCGAAGCAGCCCCGGTTGAAGAGCCAGCTGCCGAAGCACCGGCCAGCGCCCTGACCAGCAACGGTCGCGCGCCGAACGATCCACGTGAAGTTCGCCGTCGCAAGCGTGAAGCCGAAGCTGCCGCAGCCGCCGCTGCAGCGGTCGCCGCCGAAGCCAGCGCTGCAGTAGTCGTTGAAGAAGCGCCTGGCGCACCGGCTGAAGAAGTAGTCGAAGAAAAACTGGAAACCGCAGAAGAGCACAAACCGCTCGTCTGA
- the fabD gene encoding ACP S-malonyltransferase, with protein MSASLAFVFPGQGSQSLGMLAELGAQYPLVIDTFREASEALGYDLWALTQNGPEEQLNQTDKTQPAILTASIALWRLWLAEGGARPAFVSGHSLGEYSALVAAGSLSLGDAVKLVKRRGELMQEAVPAGQGAMAAILGLDDADVVAICAEAAQGEVVSAVNFNSPGQVVIAGAKAAVERAMEACKAKGAKRALPLPVSVPSHCELMRPAAERFAESVNAIDWQVPQIPVVQNVSAAVAADLDTLKRDLLEQLYKPVRWVECVQTLAANGAVQLVECGPGKVLAGLNKRCADGVNTSNLNTPDAFAATLAAQA; from the coding sequence ATGTCTGCATCCCTCGCATTCGTCTTTCCCGGTCAAGGTTCGCAGTCCCTCGGCATGCTCGCCGAGCTGGGCGCCCAGTATCCGCTGGTCATTGATACCTTCCGTGAGGCCTCCGAGGCTCTGGGCTATGACCTCTGGGCGCTGACCCAGAACGGTCCGGAAGAGCAACTCAACCAAACCGACAAAACCCAACCGGCCATTCTCACCGCCTCGATCGCCTTGTGGCGCCTGTGGCTGGCCGAGGGCGGCGCGCGTCCGGCATTCGTTTCCGGTCACAGCCTGGGCGAGTACAGCGCCCTGGTTGCCGCTGGCAGCCTGAGCCTGGGTGACGCGGTGAAGCTGGTAAAGCGTCGTGGCGAGCTCATGCAAGAGGCCGTGCCGGCCGGGCAGGGCGCCATGGCCGCAATCCTTGGTCTGGACGACGCTGACGTCGTTGCCATCTGTGCAGAAGCTGCCCAGGGCGAAGTGGTCAGTGCGGTGAACTTCAACTCGCCAGGTCAGGTCGTGATCGCGGGTGCCAAGGCGGCCGTCGAACGCGCCATGGAAGCCTGCAAGGCCAAGGGCGCCAAGCGTGCACTGCCGCTGCCGGTCAGCGTGCCGTCGCACTGTGAGCTGATGCGCCCAGCCGCCGAGCGCTTTGCCGAATCGGTCAATGCCATCGACTGGCAGGTTCCGCAGATCCCGGTGGTGCAGAACGTCAGCGCCGCCGTTGCCGCTGACCTCGACACCCTCAAGCGCGACCTGCTGGAACAATTGTATAAGCCTGTGCGTTGGGTCGAATGCGTGCAGACCCTGGCCGCCAATGGCGCGGTGCAGCTGGTCGAGTGCGGCCCGGGCAAGGTTCTTGCTGGTCTGAACAAGCGCTGCGCCGACGGCGTGAACACCTCTAACCTCAATACCCCGGATGCTTTCGCCGCGACGCTCGCGGCGCAGGCCTGA
- a CDS encoding low molecular weight protein-tyrosine-phosphatase, whose protein sequence is MRVLFVCLGNICRSPTAEGVLRQQLQAEGLGELIEVASAGTGDWHVGKQPDIRTCRTARMRGYDLSQQRAQQIKVAHFNECDLILAMDKSNLGHLQAMRPAGAKAELDLFLRRYEGALDEVPDPYYGAEQDFEEVLDLIEVACSRLVIELKGRL, encoded by the coding sequence ATGCGGGTTCTGTTCGTGTGCCTGGGCAACATCTGCCGCTCGCCCACCGCCGAGGGCGTGCTGCGTCAGCAATTGCAGGCTGAAGGCCTGGGCGAACTGATCGAAGTGGCGTCGGCCGGTACCGGTGACTGGCATGTCGGCAAGCAGCCTGATATCCGTACCTGCCGCACCGCGCGCATGCGTGGCTACGACTTGTCGCAGCAGCGTGCGCAGCAGATCAAGGTCGCGCACTTCAATGAATGCGACCTGATCCTGGCCATGGACAAGAGCAATCTTGGCCATCTGCAGGCCATGCGCCCGGCCGGTGCGAAAGCCGAGCTGGACCTGTTCCTGCGCCGCTATGAAGGCGCGCTGGATGAGGTGCCGGATCCTTACTACGGTGCCGAGCAGGATTTCGAGGAGGTCCTCGACCTGATCGAGGTCGCCTGCAGCCGTTTGGTCATCGAACTCAAGGGCCGTCTATGA
- the plsX gene encoding phosphate acyltransferase PlsX, producing MSAQIIAIDAMGGDFGPRSIVQASIACLSATPSLHLTLVGQPSLLEDLIAGQSAADRARLQIVAASEVIGMDERPSQALRGKPDSSMRVALELLRDGKVQACVSAGNTGALMALSRYVLKTLPGIDRPAMVAAIPTQTGYCQLLDLGANVDCSAENLYQFAVMGSVAAQALGISRPRVALLNVGTEDIKGNQQVKLAANLLQNARGLNYIGFVEGDGLYRGEADVVVCDGFVGNILLKSSEGLATMIGLRIEALFKGGLGARLAGAVAMPLLRRLQADLAPARHNGASFLGLQGIVIKSHGSAGVQGFQSAIQRALIEIQENLPQRLHGRLEDLLL from the coding sequence TTGTCCGCTCAGATCATCGCGATTGACGCAATGGGCGGGGACTTCGGTCCCCGCAGCATTGTTCAGGCGAGTATTGCTTGCCTGTCGGCTACCCCCTCGCTGCACCTGACCCTCGTCGGTCAACCCTCCCTCCTTGAAGATCTGATCGCTGGCCAGTCGGCAGCGGATCGCGCGCGCCTGCAGATTGTGGCTGCCAGCGAAGTGATCGGCATGGATGAGCGGCCGTCCCAGGCGCTGCGCGGCAAGCCCGATTCGTCCATGCGCGTGGCCCTCGAATTATTGCGTGATGGCAAGGTCCAGGCCTGCGTGAGTGCCGGCAACACCGGTGCGCTGATGGCGCTGTCGCGCTATGTATTGAAAACCCTGCCTGGCATCGATCGCCCGGCCATGGTTGCCGCCATCCCTACTCAGACCGGTTATTGTCAGCTGCTCGACCTGGGCGCCAACGTCGACTGCAGTGCAGAAAATCTCTACCAGTTCGCGGTGATGGGCTCGGTGGCCGCCCAGGCGCTGGGGATCTCCCGGCCGCGCGTGGCCTTGCTCAATGTCGGCACCGAAGACATCAAGGGTAACCAGCAGGTCAAGCTTGCGGCCAATCTGCTGCAGAACGCCCGCGGCCTGAACTACATCGGCTTCGTCGAAGGTGATGGGTTGTACCGTGGCGAGGCGGATGTGGTGGTGTGCGACGGTTTTGTCGGCAATATCCTGCTCAAGTCCAGCGAAGGCCTGGCGACCATGATCGGTTTGCGCATCGAGGCCCTGTTCAAGGGCGGGCTTGGCGCGCGTCTGGCCGGTGCCGTGGCCATGCCGCTGCTGCGCCGCCTGCAGGCCGACCTGGCGCCGGCGCGACATAATGGCGCAAGCTTCCTGGGTCTGCAGGGGATCGTCATCAAGAGTCATGGCTCTGCCGGCGTGCAGGGCTTTCAGAGCGCCATCCAGCGGGCGCTTATCGAGATCCAGGAGAACCTGCCACAGCGCCTGCACGGGCGCCTGGAAGACCTGTTGCTTTAG
- the murB gene encoding UDP-N-acetylmuramate dehydrogenase, whose translation MSGQWQQQVSLKPYNTFGIDVRARYFTEAHNDEEVRQALAQASEQGVPVLVVGGGSNLLLTADIQALVLRMASRGLRILSDDGERVVVEAEAGEPWHPFVQWSLSQGLAGLENLSLIPGTVGAAPMQNIGAYGVEIKDVFAGLTALDRQTGELRDFNLQECAFAYRDSLFKRNPGRWLILRVRFALSRVMHAHLDYGPVRQRLNEQGVSQPTAQNVSDAICSIRREKLPDPVELGNAGSFFKNPVVAAVLADKIRLQHPGLVAYPQADGQFKLAAGWLIEQAGWKGHREGDAGVHRLQSLVLVNYGQATGVQLHQLAQKIQADILERFGVELEMEPNLY comes from the coding sequence ATGAGCGGGCAGTGGCAGCAACAGGTATCGCTCAAGCCGTATAACACCTTTGGCATTGATGTGAGGGCCCGGTATTTCACCGAAGCCCACAACGACGAAGAGGTGCGTCAGGCCTTGGCCCAGGCGAGTGAGCAGGGTGTACCGGTGCTGGTGGTGGGAGGCGGCAGCAACTTGCTGCTGACTGCCGATATCCAGGCACTGGTACTGCGTATGGCCAGCCGTGGCCTGCGCATCCTGTCGGACGACGGCGAGCGGGTGGTAGTTGAGGCCGAAGCTGGCGAACCCTGGCATCCGTTCGTGCAATGGAGTCTGTCCCAGGGCCTGGCCGGGCTGGAGAACCTCAGTTTGATCCCGGGCACAGTCGGCGCCGCACCGATGCAGAACATTGGCGCCTACGGTGTCGAGATCAAGGACGTATTCGCCGGGCTCACCGCGCTGGATCGCCAGACCGGCGAGCTGCGCGACTTCAACCTGCAAGAGTGCGCCTTCGCTTATCGCGACAGCCTGTTCAAGCGTAATCCGGGGCGCTGGTTGATCCTGCGCGTGCGCTTTGCCTTGAGTCGGGTCATGCATGCCCATCTGGACTACGGTCCGGTTCGCCAGCGTCTGAACGAGCAGGGCGTCAGCCAGCCGACTGCGCAAAATGTCAGTGATGCGATTTGCAGTATCCGTCGGGAAAAACTACCTGACCCGGTCGAGCTGGGTAACGCCGGAAGTTTCTTCAAGAACCCGGTGGTAGCTGCGGTGCTGGCCGACAAGATTCGCTTGCAGCATCCGGGGCTGGTGGCTTATCCACAGGCTGATGGCCAGTTCAAGCTGGCTGCCGGCTGGTTGATCGAGCAGGCGGGCTGGAAGGGCCATCGTGAAGGCGATGCCGGGGTGCATCGCTTGCAGTCGCTGGTGCTGGTCAACTATGGCCAGGCGACCGGTGTGCAGTTGCATCAACTGGCGCAGAAAATCCAGGCCGATATCCTCGAACGCTTCGGGGTTGAGCTGGAAATGGAACCGAACCTGTACTGA
- the rpmF gene encoding 50S ribosomal protein L32 — MAVQQNKKSRSARDMRRSHDALSENALSVEKTTGEVHLRHHVSPEGVYRGRKVIDKGADE, encoded by the coding sequence ATGGCTGTTCAGCAGAACAAAAAATCCCGCTCTGCCCGTGACATGCGCCGTTCGCACGACGCCCTCTCGGAAAACGCTCTGTCCGTAGAGAAAACCACTGGTGAAGTGCACCTGCGTCACCACGTATCGCCAGAAGGCGTATACCGTGGTCGTAAAGTGATCGACAAGGGCGCTGACGAGTAA
- a CDS encoding YceD family protein has translation MLNDPIPPHVDPRKLADRGVSLEGTLQLADLERLCDPLSDTVGTVQAKFDFERDEQKAVVIHTELSVEVKMVCQRCLELVTLPIHSETTYAVVKEGANTQSLPKGYDVLELGEDPLDLQALVEEELLLALPIVPAHHPEECQQPAGADEPEPSKDEVTRSNPFSVLAQLKRDPNV, from the coding sequence ATGTTGAATGACCCGATTCCACCTCACGTTGACCCGCGCAAATTGGCCGATCGTGGTGTTTCCCTTGAAGGAACACTGCAGCTCGCCGATTTGGAGAGACTCTGCGACCCGCTTTCCGACACTGTCGGTACGGTGCAGGCTAAATTCGATTTTGAGCGCGACGAGCAGAAGGCTGTGGTTATCCACACCGAACTGAGCGTCGAGGTCAAGATGGTTTGCCAGCGTTGTCTTGAGCTGGTCACCCTGCCGATCCACAGCGAAACTACATACGCTGTGGTGAAGGAGGGTGCGAATACCCAGTCGTTGCCGAAAGGTTATGACGTGCTGGAACTGGGCGAAGATCCTTTGGATCTGCAGGCCTTGGTCGAGGAGGAGCTTCTGCTCGCCTTGCCTATCGTGCCTGCTCATCATCCGGAAGAATGCCAGCAGCCGGCGGGCGCCGATGAGCCCGAACCGAGCAAGGACGAGGTAACACGGTCCAACCCGTTCAGTGTATTGGCGCAGTTAAAGCGTGACCCAAACGTTTAG
- a CDS encoding Maf family protein produces the protein MLPLLLASSSPYRRELLERLRLPFSWASPDIDEQRLSEEPALDLVKRLAQEKAQALAGSHPGHLIIGSDQVAVLGEQILGKPHTFERACEQLLAASGNHVTFLTGLALLNSATGHCQVDCVPFTVNMRELDLPRIERYLRAEQPYDCAGSFKAEGLGVSLFQSTHGVDATSLIGLPLIRLVDMLLAEGVRLP, from the coding sequence ATGCTGCCTTTATTACTGGCTTCCAGCTCACCTTACCGGCGCGAACTGCTCGAACGCCTGCGCCTGCCGTTCAGCTGGGCCTCACCGGATATCGACGAACAACGCCTGAGCGAAGAGCCCGCCCTTGACCTGGTCAAGCGCCTGGCCCAAGAGAAAGCCCAGGCCCTGGCCGGCAGCCATCCGGGGCATCTGATCATCGGCTCCGACCAGGTCGCCGTGCTCGGCGAGCAGATACTCGGCAAACCGCACACTTTCGAACGCGCCTGCGAGCAACTGCTGGCGGCCAGCGGCAACCATGTGACCTTTCTCACCGGCCTCGCGCTGCTCAACAGCGCTACCGGGCACTGCCAGGTCGACTGCGTGCCTTTCACCGTCAACATGCGTGAACTCGACCTGCCGCGCATCGAGCGCTACCTGCGCGCCGAGCAGCCCTATGACTGCGCCGGCAGCTTCAAGGCCGAAGGCCTGGGCGTAAGCCTGTTCCAGAGCACCCACGGAGTGGACGCCACCAGCCTGATCGGCCTGCCGCTGATTCGCCTGGTGGACATGCTGCTAGCTGAAGGCGTGAGGCTGCCCTGA